A genomic window from Nerophis lumbriciformis linkage group LG30, RoL_Nlum_v2.1, whole genome shotgun sequence includes:
- the scarf1 gene encoding scavenger receptor class F member 1, translating to MKHLLGALTALCCCWLSCSHTLDAAGRNVCHNPRDPSALICCPGWHQVGKECTIPLCEGDQACLKNELCVHPGVCRCPPGYYGARCKTRCPPEFWASDCRQVCPCHPHGRCDPVTGECTCNPNRWGPLCQYPCKCTRHGSCHPVYGNCTCNEGWWTPTCAKPCQCVPGGSADPGCDQLTGRCQCRRGHWGLKCPAACNCYLSQCNQRTGVCECNAGWWGPSCDRRCNCDLAHSDCDIATGQCLCHPGYEGDFCNLPCAPGKYGSWCKMSCGHCKDNKPCSSTDGACAACETGWNGTQCDRPCSSGYHGDSCQEPCPRCRNNETCDPKSGKCWRCDPGWTGSRCEEACPDRTYGDACRFLCSPCFHGNCHHVTGKCVCQPGFQGESCNNSCSALQFGLNCSSACDCGEEVGCHSVTGVCPNSGRGALLAGLLVPLLLLLLAVLCCCLCCGGGPADEKDRTGVSDGGLSVRMKYHVYSVLANIGAALPCISDWSSGLPRVTVSHHDPELTFNHSFIEPPSSGWVTEGSSFDSDEEDGEALYCIPPREDMPGVEGSHFQEMSSKCNMLLDPSGFSSEDITSPFNIPRTSSIAKSKRPSVSFAEGTRFSPKERRGSAQDPASLPGNPRKAKSAWGGLMQSAGEEDTGEGELGEDAVQVQVTDSQDPSCEVIEQEDRKSATRTASGRRRTMSNTAAHKMPASAPDHPSGGAEKITTVYVTVGKAGRPASKAEASSEGPVQAMLRRLGSLQRQREQDPGKSKAKEGAEGKAKPPRRKLGARRSVWEQGGPTGEEPAISKPVRRKHSSHSVPDTAATDDEAESIPLKRPLSSILKSVPEVVSAAAARGQADETSVGQTYLTVGPAGGAVTVSDEGAVVSVKDEPCYENIMITHSLPT from the exons GTTGTCCTCCAGAGTTCTGGGCGTCAGACTGCCGCCAGGTGTGCCCGTGTCACCCACATGGCCGTTGTGACCCTGTCACCGGCGAATGCACCTGCAACCCCAACCGCTGGGGCCCCCTGTGCCAGTACCCCTGCAAGTGCACCCGCCACGGAAGCTGCCACCCCGTGTACGGGAACTGCACGTGCAACGAGGGCTGGTGGACGCCGACGTGCGCCAAGCCGTGCCAGTGCGTCCCCGGGGGGTCTGCGGATCCCGGCTGCGACCAGCTGACAGGCCGGTGTCAGTGCCGCAGGGGCCACTGGGGGCTGAAATGTCCTGCCGCTTGCAACTGCTACCTGTCGCAGTGCAACCAGCGCACTGGCGTGTGCGAGTGCAACGCCGGCTGGTGGGGGCCCAGCTGTGACAGGCGATGTAACTGTGACCTCGCACACAGTGACTGTGACATCGCTACGGGACAGTGTCTCTGCCACCCGGGGTACGAGGGCGACTTCTGCAACCTGCCGTGTGCTCCTGGGAAGTACGGCAGCTGGTGTAAAATGAG TTGTGGACACTGTAAAGACAACAAGCCGTGCTCCTCCACCGACGGCGCCTGCGCTGCCTGCGAGACCGGCTGGAATGGCACGCAATGCGACCGCCCGTGCTCGTCTGGTTACCATGGCGACAGCTGCCAAGAGCCCTGCCCACGCTGCAGAAACAATGAGACTTGCGATCCAAAAAGCGGGAAATGTTGGCGATGTGATCCAGGATGGACGGGATCCAG GTGTGAGGAGGCCTGCCCTGACAGGACGTACGGAGACGCCTGCCGCTTCCTGTGCAGCCCCTGTTTCCACGGCAACTGCCATCACGTGACAGGAAAGTGCGTCTGTCAGCCGGGCTTTCAGGGAGAGAG TTGTAACAACAGTTGCTCCGCCCTGCAGTTTGGCCTCAACTGCTCCTCCGCCTGCGACTGTGGCGAGGAGGTGGGCTGCCACTCGGTGACCGGTGTCTGCCCCAATA GTGGTCGAGGTGCTCTCCTTGCAGGCCTGTTGGTTCCTCTGCTCCTGCTGCTCCTCGCTGTCCTGTGCTGCTGTCTGTGTTGTGGAGGAGGTCCCGCTGATGAAAAAGACAG AACGGGTGTGTCCGACGGAGGACTGTCAGTACGCATGAAATATCACGTCTACAGCGTCCTGGCTAACATCGGCGCCGCCCTCCCGTGCATCTCTGATTGGTCGTCCGGCCTCCCTCGTGTCACTG TGTCTCACCATGACCCGGAGCTCACCTTCAACCACAGCTTCATTGAGCCTCCCTCCTCCGGCTGGGTGACTGAGGGCTCCTCCTTTGACAGTGATGAGGAGGATGGAGAGGCTCTCTACTGCATCCCACCTAGAGAAG ACATGCCGGGCGTGGAGGGCAGCCACTTCCAGGAGATGAGCTCCAAGTGTAACATGCTCTTAGACCCGTCAGGCTTCAGCAGCGAGGACATAACCTCCCCCTTCAACATCCCCCGCACTTCCAGCATCGCCAAATCCAAGCGTCCGTCCGTCTCCTTCGCAGAGGGGACCCGCTTCAGCCCCAAGGAGAGGCGGGGCTCGGCTCAAGACCCCGCCTCTCTGCCGGGGAACCCTCGCAAAGCCAAGTCGGCCTGGGGGGGTTTGATGCAGTCAGCTGGCGAGGAAGACACAGGTGAGGGTGAGTTGGGGGAAGACGCAGTTCAAGTTCAGGTGACAGACAGCCAGGATCCGAGCTGCGAGGTTATAGAACAGGAGGATAGAAAGTCCGCTACGCGCACCGCGTCGGGCCGAAGACGCACCATGTCTAACACCGCGGCGCATAAAATGCCGGCGTCTGCTCCCGATCATCCATCAGGAGGCGCCGAGAAGATCACCACGGTGTACGTGACAGTGGGTAAGGCGGGCCGGCCCGCGTCCAAGGCGGAGGCGAGCTCAGAAGGGCCCGTTCAAGCCATGCTGAGGCGACTTGGAAGCCTCCAGAGACAACGAGAGCAGGACCCCGGCAAGAGCAAAGCTAAGGAAGGGGCGGAAGGGAAGGCCAAACCCCCCAGGAGGAAGCTCGGGGCTCGGAGGAGCGTGTGGGAGCAGGGTGGGCCTACAGGAGAGGAGCCCGCCATCAGTAAACCCGTGAGGAGGAAACATTCCTCCCACAGTGTCCCTGACACGGCCGCGACTGACGACGAGGCGGAGAGCATCCCCCTCAAAAGACCCTTGTCGTCTATTTTGAAGAGCGTACCCGAGGTGGTCTCAGCCGCAGCCGCCAGAGGTCAGGCGGACGAGACCAGCGTGGGACAAACTTACCTGACTGTGGGACCAGCAGGGGGCGCTGTGACTGTCAGTGATGAAGGTGCAGTGGTGAGTGTGAAAGATGAGCCATGCTATGAAAACATCATGATTACACACTCATTACCCACTTAA
- the vtna gene encoding vitronectin a produces MMSSIPCALTGDVVNMKLWAASLFAVVALTSAADESCMGRCENGFDSEKRCQCDTMCKYYHSCCSDYQDVCGTMNRGDTFESAEDDDDDLESTTPPSKRPVHEQETPGDISDFVRRPQQGPDAVLEMDKAPLRPLRATVAPTLKPPSSTRAETTTPPTRPATTVAPDPDAEACSGRPFDSFVQSKNGSMYAFRGQFFFELDQRTVLPGYPKLVKDVWGISGPIDAAFTRVNCQGKTYVFKGDKYWRFDNGVLDDDYPRDISVGFEKIPDNVDAAFALPAHSHNGREKVYFFKGDRYYVYEFLHQPSHRECVSMSETSPSALFRRYNNVYSSNYHGYFRSLFPDQPQHHTDYHFIDKDWVGLRSPVDAAMAGRMYVPPRRVRPDQQWGQQYGQQYGQQYGQQYGQQYGQQWGRRRQNRSPVWESMAEGGMNMGRQFAERGMEMGLRLAERRMEMEERLGRDRSRQWDQDWDQDRRGDNNRGNYDSRYRNDRTYWDLLPRSLPVQSVYFFRGDKYYRVDLSTKRVDPAVPPYPRSIAKHWLGCSDPAGAEKK; encoded by the exons ATGATGAGCAGCATTCCGTGTGCACTCACAGGAGACGTGGTGAACATGAAGCTGTGGGCCGCGTCGCTCTTTGCTGTCGTCGCTCTCACCTCAGCGGCAGACG AGTCGTGCATGGGTCGCTGTGAGAATGGCTTCGACTCGGAGAAGAGATGTCAGTGTGACACCATGTGCAAGTACTACCACAGCTGCTGCTCCGACTACCAGGACGTTTGTGGCACGATga ACCGAGGAGACACGTTCGAGTCAGCGGAAGACGACGACGATGATCTTGAGAGCACCACGCCGCCCTCGAAGCGTCCGGTACATGAGCAGGAGACCCCGGGGGACATCTCAGATTTTGTCCGCAGACCGCAGCAAGGTCCAGACGCCGTGTTAGAAATGGACAAAGCTCCACTCAGACCTCTCAGAGCGACCGTTGCTCCAACATTGAAGCCTCCTAGCAGCACCAGAGCTGAGACCACCACACCTCCAACAAGACCTGCCACCACTGTGGCCCCGGACCCCGATGCTGAGGCGTGCAGCGGCCGACCCTTTGACTCATTCGTGCAGTCAAAGAACGGCTCCATGTACGCCTTCAGAG GCCAGTTCTTCTTCGAGCTGGACCAGAGGACCGTCCTACCGGGCTATCCCAAGCTCGTCAAGGACGTGTGGGGAATCAGCGGGCCCATCGACGCCGCCTTCACGCGGGTCAACTGCCAGGGCAAGACGTACGTCTTCAAG GGTGACAAGTACTGGAGGTTCGACAACGGCGTGTTGGATGACGACTACCCTCGGGATATCAGCGTGGGCTTTGAGAAGATTCCGGATAATGTGGACGCGGCGTTCGCTCTCCCCGCTCACAGCCACAACGGCAGAGAGAAGGTGTATTTCTTCAAAG GGGATCGATATTACGTCTACGAGTTTTTGCACCAGCCGTCCCACAGGGAGTGTGTCTCCATGTCCGAGACGTCTCCCTCCGCACTCTTCCGGCGCTACAACAACGTGTACTCCAGCAACTACCACGGCTACTTCCGTAGTCTCTTCCCTGACC AGCCGCAGCATCACACCGATTACCACTTCATCGACAAAGACTGGGTGGGGCTCAGGTCGCCGGTGGACGCCGCCATGGCTGGACGGATGTACGTCCCTCCACGACGCGTCCGGCCGGACCAACAGTGGGGTCAACAGTACGGACAACAGTACGGACAACAGTACGGACAACAGTATGGACAACAGTACGGACAACAGTGGGGGCGAAGGAGGCAGAACCGTTCGCCCGTCTGGGAATCCATGGCCGAGGGCGGCATGAACATGGGCCGGCAGTTTGCAGAAAGGGGGATGGAGATGGGTCTGAGACTGGCCGAGAGGAGGATGGAGATGGAGGAGAGGCTCGGAAGAGACCGGAGCCGACAATGGGATCAGGACTGGGACCAGGACAGGCGGGGAGACAACAACCGAGGCAACTACGACTCCAGATACAGAAACGACAGGACCTACTGGGACTTGTTGCCAAGGAGTCTACCTGTCCAGAGCGTCTACTTCTTTAGAGGAG ATAAATACTACAGAGTGGACCTGAGCACCAAGAGAGTGGACCCGGCCGTGCCTCCCTATCCAAGATCCATCGCCAAGCACTGGCTGGGCTGCTCAGACCCAGCTGGAGCAGAGAAGAAGTAG